The Pyxidicoccus sp. MSG2 DNA segment CAGCACGAGCCACGCCACCACCAGCGAGGGCTCCAGGTACAGCGCCTGCCGGGCGGAGCGCTCGGCGGCGTCGAGCCGACCCTGGCCGAGCAGCAACAGCGACTCCAGGTAGCGCAGCCCGGCGACGAGCGGGTGGCGCGCGGCGGCTTCGGTGCAGGCCTCCACGGCGGCGTGGGCGTCCAGGTTGGCGAGGGCGCGCACCGCCTCCATGGCGATGGCCGGGTCCTCGTCGAGCGCGCCGAGCCGCCGGGCCGCTTCGCGCCAGTCGCCGCGAGCCAGGGCCCGGCGCGCCGTTGCGAGCGACTCCGCGTCCGGCGCGCGGGCCGCGCTTCGTGACGGAGGTGGAACGGTCGCGGAGGCGGAGCGCCCGGACGCCACGCCCGCCTCCGTCAGCGGTTCGGAGCCGGTGCCCGGGGCAGCCCGTGCGCCCGGGACCTGGTGCGCTCCGCTCGCGGCGCTGGAATACGGCTCACCCGGGACGCGGGGCGCTCCGCTCGCGGCGCCGGAGGCCGGCTCACGGGACATCGGGCCGAAGGGCGTCCGCGCACCCGGTACTCCGGGGGGCGCCTCGTCCGGACGCGCAGGTCCGGGCCCGTGCGCGTGCGTCGCGGACGCGGTGGCGCCGTGCGGGGGCCGGCGGTAGATGACGCCCCACTCGGTGAGGATGGACTCCAGCGGGGCCAGGTCTCCGAGCGGCGGGTCCGACGGGCCGGTGAAGAGGTAGCCCCCTTCCGCGAGCGCATCATGGAGCCTGCGTGCCACGGCCTCGATGGTGGCGCGGTTGAAGTAGATGAGGACGTTGCGGCAGAAGATGACATCCAGCTTCCAGATGCCGCTGTCGGGCGAGGGCCACGTGTCGAGCGCGAGGTTGAGATAGCTGAAGCGCACGCGCTGCTGCACGTCCGGGGACAGGACATACCGGCGGCCCTCGATGCGCAGGTACGGCCGCATGCGGTCCGCCCACGGGCCGCGCAGGGACCACTCGCCATAGGTCGCCTGCCGGGCGCGGGCGAGCGCGCCGCGCGACACGTCGGTGGCGTACACGGCCATGTGCTCGCCCCAGCCCTCGGTCTGGAGCAGCACGGCCAGCGAGTAGGGCTCCTCGCCGGAGGCGCACGCCGCACTCCACAGGCGCACGGTGTACTCGGGCCCGAGCCGCTCGCGCAGCTCGGGCAGCACGACGCGGCGCAGGTGCTCGAAGTGCTCGGGGGTGCGGAAGAAGTACGTCTCGCCGACGGTGAGCTCGATGAGCAGGTCATCGAGCGCGGCCGGGTCCTCGGCGAGGCGGGCGCGGTAGGCGTCGAAGTCGTCGAGGCCGGCGCGGGCCATGGCGCGGGAGATGGCCTCCTCGGCGGCGGCGGGGCAGCTCGGCGCGACGAGCCCCGCGCGCTCCTCCACCAGCGCGAGCACGGCCGAGAAGCCCGGGTGGCTCC contains these protein-coding regions:
- a CDS encoding CheR family methyltransferase; its protein translation is MSWGVWSHPGFSAVLALVEERAGLVAPSCPAAAEEAISRAMARAGLDDFDAYRARLAEDPAALDDLLIELTVGETYFFRTPEHFEHLRRVVLPELRERLGPEYTVRLWSAACASGEEPYSLAVLLQTEGWGEHMAVYATDVSRGALARARQATYGEWSLRGPWADRMRPYLRIEGRRYVLSPDVQQRVRFSYLNLALDTWPSPDSGIWKLDVIFCRNVLIYFNRATIEAVARRLHDALAEGGYLFTGPSDPPLGDLAPLESILTEWGVIYRRPPHGATASATHAHGPGPARPDEAPPGVPGARTPFGPMSREPASGAASGAPRVPGEPYSSAASGAHQVPGARAAPGTGSEPLTEAGVASGRSASATVPPPSRSAARAPDAESLATARRALARGDWREAARRLGALDEDPAIAMEAVRALANLDAHAAVEACTEAAARHPLVAGLRYLESLLLLGQGRLDAAERSARQALYLEPSLVVAWLVLGRVLRRRGDTAGALKAWREAESLCAVLPPDAPVPLADGERARGLADVAHGERTRLEAALAAGEEKT